The Macaca fascicularis isolate 582-1 chromosome 1, T2T-MFA8v1.1 genome includes a window with the following:
- the AVPR1B gene encoding vasopressin V1b receptor yields the protein MDSGPLWDANPTPWGTLSAPNATTPWLGRDEELAKVEIGVLATVLVLATGGNLAVLLTLGQLGHKRSRMHLFVLHLALTDLAVALFQVLPQLLWDITYRFQGPDLLCRTVKYLQVLSMFASTYMLLAMTLDRYLAVCHPLRSLQQPGQSTYLLIAAPWLLAAILSLPQVFIFSLREVIQGSGVLDCWADFRFPWGPRAYLTWTTLAIFVLPVTMLTACYSLICHEICKNLKVKTQAWRVGGGGWRTWDRPSPSASAATTQGLPSRVSSIKTISQAKIRTVKMTFVIVLAYIACWAPFFSVQMWSVWDENAPDEDSTNVAFTISMLLGSLNSCCNPWIYMGFNSHLLPRPLRHLACCGGRQPRMCRRLSDGSLSSRHTTLLTHASCPATLSLSLSLTLSGRPRPEESPRDLEPVDGEATEETIIF from the exons ATGGATTCTGGGCCTCTGTGGGATGCCAACCCCACTCCCTGGGGCACCCTCTCTGCCCCCAATGCCACAACACCCTGGTTGGGCCGGGATGAGGAACTGGCCAAGGTGGAGATCGGAGTCCTGGCCACTGTCCTGGTGCTGGCCACTGGGGGCAACCTGGCTGTGCTGCTGACCCTGGGCCAGCTGGGCCACAAGCGCTCCCGCATGCACCTGTTCGTGCTGCACCTAGCCCTGACAGACCTGGCTGTGGCGCTCTTCCAGGTGCTACCCCAGCTGCTGTGGGACATCACCTACCGTTTCCAGGGCCCGGACCTCCTGTGCAGGACCGTCAAGTACCTGCAGGTGCTCAGCATGTTCGCCTCCACCTACATGCTGCTGGCCATGACGCTGGACCGCTACCTGGCTGTCTGTCACCCCCTGCGCAGCCTCCAGCAGCCCGGCCAGTCCACCTACCTGCTCATCGCTGCTCCCTGGCTGCTGGCCGCCATCCTCAGCCTTCCTCAAGTCTTCATTTTTTCCCTGCGGGAGGTGATCCAGGGCTCAGGGGTGCTGGACTGCTGGGCAGACTTCCGCTTCCCTTGGGGGCCACGGGCCTACCTCACCTGGACCACCCTGGCTATCTTCGTCCTGCCGGTGACCATGCTCACAGCCTGCTACAGCCTCATCTGCCATGAGATCTGTAAAAACTTAAAAGTCAAGACACAGGCCTggcgggtgggaggagggggctggaggACTTGGGACAGGCCCTCaccttctgcctcagctgccaCCACTCAGGGGCTGCCATCTCGGGTCAGCAGCATCAAAACCATCTCACAGGCCAAGATCCGAACTGTGAAGATGACCTTTGTCATCGTGCTGGCCTACATCGCTTGCTGGGCTCCCTTCTTCAGTGTCCAGATGTGGTCCGTGTGGGACGAGAATGCCCCTGATGAAG ATTCCACCAATGTGGCTTTCACCATCTCCATGCTTCTGGGAAGCCTCAACAGCTGCTGCAACCCCTGGATCTACATGGGCTTCAACAGCCACCTGCTACCGCGGCCCCTGCGTCACCTTGCCTGCTGTGGGGGTCGCCAGCCCAGGATGTGCCGGCGGCTCTCTGATGGCAGCCTCTCGAGCCGCCACACCACGCTGCTGACCCACGCCAGCTGCCCGGCCACCCTCAGCCTTAGCCTCAGCCTAACCCTCAGCGGGAGGCCCAGACCTGAAGAGTCACCAAGGGACTTGGAGCCGGTGGATGGGGAAGCCACCGAGGAGACCATCATATTTTAG